A single window of Streptomyces sp. NBC_00464 DNA harbors:
- a CDS encoding MFS transporter, whose protein sequence is MDAATRRRRTALFLFMLAAGAGMASWVARTPAVRDGLDVSTGAMGLVLFGLSTGSMAGVTASGPLVRRYGGRTAITVGAALIVTGLLVVAAGTGLALAGGVFCGLALFGGGMGLAEVAFNIEGADVERVIGRPVLPVLHGCFSLGTVVGALLGMAMTAVAFPVGWHLTAVSVLVAVAAVVAVRAIPHGTGKEAAGTSGPGGWRGQLTVWRDRRLVLIGVIVLAMAFAEGAANDWLPLLMVDGYEVSATAGSLTFLVFASSMTLGRFAGGPLLERFGPVKVVRISAVVAALGLAVVIVSPSPVMAGAATVLWGLGASLGFPVTVSAAGDHPHDAAARVAAVSTAGYVAFLVGPPALGFLADHIGLRLTMTVVLALLVVASTLAGALDTAHRTEAKPVTA, encoded by the coding sequence ATGGATGCCGCAACACGCCGCCGGCGTACCGCCCTGTTCCTCTTCATGCTCGCCGCCGGGGCCGGCATGGCCTCATGGGTGGCGCGCACCCCGGCCGTCCGGGACGGACTCGACGTGTCCACCGGCGCGATGGGTCTGGTGCTCTTCGGCCTGTCCACCGGTTCGATGGCCGGCGTGACCGCCTCCGGCCCGCTCGTACGCCGTTACGGAGGCCGGACCGCGATCACCGTCGGCGCGGCGCTGATCGTCACCGGGCTGCTGGTCGTCGCGGCGGGCACCGGCCTGGCGCTTGCGGGCGGGGTCTTCTGCGGACTGGCCCTGTTCGGCGGCGGGATGGGTCTCGCCGAGGTCGCGTTCAACATCGAGGGCGCCGACGTGGAGCGGGTCATCGGCCGTCCCGTACTGCCGGTGCTGCACGGCTGCTTCAGTCTCGGCACCGTCGTCGGAGCGCTGCTCGGCATGGCGATGACCGCGGTCGCGTTCCCTGTCGGATGGCATCTGACGGCCGTCTCGGTGCTCGTGGCCGTCGCCGCGGTCGTGGCCGTGCGCGCGATTCCGCACGGCACGGGCAAGGAGGCGGCCGGGACCTCCGGACCGGGCGGGTGGCGGGGTCAGCTGACGGTGTGGCGGGACCGGCGCCTCGTCCTCATCGGGGTGATCGTGCTCGCCATGGCCTTCGCGGAGGGCGCCGCCAACGACTGGCTGCCGCTGCTCATGGTGGACGGCTACGAGGTGAGCGCCACCGCCGGTTCGCTGACCTTCCTGGTCTTCGCGTCCTCGATGACGCTCGGCCGCTTCGCCGGCGGCCCCCTCCTGGAACGCTTCGGCCCCGTGAAGGTCGTCCGGATCAGCGCGGTCGTCGCCGCGCTGGGCCTGGCGGTGGTGATCGTTTCGCCGAGCCCGGTGATGGCGGGCGCCGCCACGGTGCTGTGGGGACTGGGTGCCTCCCTCGGTTTCCCGGTCACCGTGTCCGCGGCGGGTGACCACCCGCACGACGCGGCGGCACGGGTCGCCGCGGTCTCCACCGCGGGCTATGTCGCCTTCCTCGTCGGCCCGCCCGCGCTCGGCTTCCTCGCCGACCACATCGGACTCCGGCTCACGATGACCGTTGTCCTCGCCCTGCTGGTCGTCGCGTCCACCCTGGCCGGAGCGCTCGACACCGCCCACCGCACCGAGGCGAAGCCCGTCACCGCCTAG